Proteins co-encoded in one Thamnophis elegans isolate rThaEle1 chromosome 1, rThaEle1.pri, whole genome shotgun sequence genomic window:
- the TIMM9 gene encoding mitochondrial import inner membrane translocase subunit Tim9 translates to MAGQISESDQIKQFKEFLGTYNKLTETCFLDCVKDFTSREVKPEEITCSEHCLQKYLKMTQRISMRFQEYHIQQNEALAAKAGLLSQPR, encoded by the exons ATGGCTGGACAAATATCAGAATCAGATCAGATCAAGCAG tTTAAAGAATTTCTTGGAACATACAACAAACTAACAGAAACCTGCTTCTTAGATTGTGTGAAAGATTTCACTAGCCGAGAAGTGAAGCCAGAAGAA ATAACTTGTTCAGAACACTGTTTACAGAAGTATTTAAAAATGACCCAGAGGATATCTATGAGATTTCAGGAGTATCATATTCAGCAGAACGAAGCGTTGGCTGCCAAAGCAGGACTTCTCAGTCAGCCCCGCTAG
- the TOMM20L gene encoding TOMM20-like protein 1 isoform X1 codes for MACWSRSALLWLLASACGLVLLGYCVYFDRKRRNATDFKQRLREREQKKSVEHLINAISVCAQPNQLMQVLEQTLPPRVFEMLVHSIPHTIQRFEPAVSQQNAGDE; via the exons ATGGCATGCTGGTCGCGGAGCGCCCTGCTGTGGCTGCTGGCGAGCGCCTGTGGCCTGGTTTTGCTTGGCTATTGCGTCTACTTTGACCGAAAGCGGCGGAACGCCACAGACTTCAAACAGAGGCTGAGAGAAA GAGAGCAGAAGAAGAGTGTTGAGCACCTCATCAATGCTATTTCTGTGTGCGCACAGCCAAATCAGCTAATGCAAGTCTTGGAGCAAACTCTACCTCCGCGAGTATTTGAAATGCTTGTGCACAGTATCCCGCATACTATTCAA CGATTTGAGCCAGCTGTGAGCCAGCAGAATGCTGGAGATGAGTGA
- the TOMM20L gene encoding TOMM20-like protein 1 isoform X2, whose amino-acid sequence MACWSRSALLWLLASACGLVLLGYCVYFDRKRRNATDFKQRLRESKPRGRESGRPCGLFPGLGRRQRRKEQKKAKEYKAELRKLKESEQIQEFFLQEIQLGELWLTKGEQKKSVEHLINAISVCAQPNQLMQVLEQTLPPRVFEMLVHSIPHTIQVGKFETFKTLMNAVESFSKLLLLKSRTAFYIHGS is encoded by the exons ATGGCATGCTGGTCGCGGAGCGCCCTGCTGTGGCTGCTGGCGAGCGCCTGTGGCCTGGTTTTGCTTGGCTATTGCGTCTACTTTGACCGAAAGCGGCGGAACGCCACAGACTTCAAACAGAGGCTGAGAGAAAGTAAGCCGCGCGGGCGAGAGAGCGGCCGCCCCTGCGGTCTTTTCCCCGGCTTAGGAAGAAGGC aaagaagaaaagaacagaaaaaagcaaaagaatacaAAGCAGAG TTACGCAAGCTAAAAGAATCTGAACAAATACAAGAGTTCTTTCTTCAGGAGATACAGCTAGGAGAACTTTGGTTGACAAAAG GAGAGCAGAAGAAGAGTGTTGAGCACCTCATCAATGCTATTTCTGTGTGCGCACAGCCAAATCAGCTAATGCAAGTCTTGGAGCAAACTCTACCTCCGCGAGTATTTGAAATGCTTGTGCACAGTATCCCGCATACTATTCAAGTAGGTAAATTTGAAACTTTTAAAACATTAATGAATGCAGTAGAATCATTTTCAAAACTTCTGCTGTTGAAAAGTAGAACAGCATTTTATATTCATGGCTCATAA